The Clarias gariepinus isolate MV-2021 ecotype Netherlands chromosome 26, CGAR_prim_01v2, whole genome shotgun sequence sequence CCAGAGTTCCTGCATTCTGCCCTTAGTCTCGATAAATAGCTTTCGTTTTTCTTCTTCCAACTTTTCCTTCTCAGCCTCAACTGCTTGGAAAGCTTTCTTGATGGCAAATTGTTCCTGATAGGACCTCAGGAGGTTGTTCTTCTGCTCCTGCTCCTTTTGCTTGCACGTGAGTTGTTCTTGAACATAGATCTCATGGAGTCGCTGGgattcctcttcctcttccttatTCCTCATTAACCAATCCTCCCTTATCTGCTCATgctccttaaagtgtcggatcCATCCCTGAATGAGCTCCAGAAGCTTTTGCTCCTTCTCCAcggttttcttctgctcctGTTCTAAAGCCAGCAACTCATTGAGTGCCATCATGGCCAGGTACTTTTTATCTACATCTTTAGAATTGGtctgattttccttttttagctCAATCTGGGCCTCCCTCTCCTTCAGGACCTCAGTCATCAGCATGGCACGATGAAATCTCTTCACCCTGTCAGTCTCGAAGAACTGCAAGGTTCTCCCCCTCTCTAATGCCCTCTGTCGTTGCAGCTCTTGAAAACTTCCCTCCTCTAAGTCAATCTGCTCCCCTTCCTCTTGATTAACTTCTTCCATAATTCTCTTTAGCTCTGATTTCCGCTGGTGCAAGGCATCATGCTCTCTTGCAGATTCAAGGACACGTTCTTGCTCCTTGTTTACGCCTTCCGCCCAGTCGTGAACTCGCTCCCATCTCGATGGGCTCAAGATGGACGTATCAGGCAGGGATAAAGTTGAACTTGGTTTCATGTTAACCTCAAGAAAAGAGTCAAGACTCGTAAGTGACCCTTTTCTCCTGCCGTATGACGTGtaagaagccatttctaaaaGCGGAAATATTACATAAGCATCGCCCTTAAAAATAACAAGTCAACTTCTCTTTGTCTCCACTTTTCTTCTTGTCTTCTTGGTGCTGGCATTGACTGAACTGCATGCTACCTTCTGGTCTTGATTTTCCTCATCttctttttcagtttaaatcctTTTCCTTAATTCCTTTTTATtgccatttaaacattttattaaacttcTCTGTTTATACAGACTGTGTAAGAGCTGTACTCACGAGTTCTATTGTGACGTCATCGTTTAATGTAACGGTCACGTGATCCCCCGCGAACCGCCACAGAGCGTCGGGTTGCTGCACCTCCGCGACTCAGCCACTAGGGGGCATCAGAGACTTGCAGCTATTTAGAGTTCTTTATGAGGCTTTTTGGTTGTAATCCACCAGATATCCAGCAAACTTTACAGAAAACACAGCTTATGTTTGCAGGATGTTTACAAGCAGGAGATTCATTATGTTTTGACACACTTAAACCCTGTTTTGGAACAACCTcccagttgtaaaaaaaaattgtaaaaaaaaaaaaaaaaaagaagaagaagaagaagaactttTTATTGCATTACAGGAAGTTTGGTATGGGGAGCAAGCCTCCATGTGGAAGCCCAGGTTCAGGAAaggcatccagcgtaaaacctgttGAGCGGATCTGTTGTGGCAACTCGgggcagccgaaagactaacaacatcaACAGGGTTTTGGCCAATTAGACATTATAACATAAGTTGTATTCTTAGTATTATAATACTATCTTGTTTTTTGGAGATGTCATTAATAATTGTTCAAAATTGAATAAAACACCTTTTAATAGAATTTAATTATAGTTCCTCTaaggttttataaaataaataaataaaaaaaacatccttgcttttttcccctcataaAAGCAGTAAAGTAgtaatcattaataaaatactttttcttaaaaaaaataaaataaatacataaacaccaAATATTCTTACCTGATGGAGTTGACAAGACATCGACGGTAGTGACATACAGCTGAGAgcgattatatactgtaggttataAGAGAATAGATCTTTGAAAGATATCAAAGGTTTTACAGATACAGAACTGTATCTGTTTATGAAACTGCactgtattatgaaaaattatatattatttatggaGCATTTAACTCAACTTTCACATCTTCAAAACactttttatgtaaaacatttttagcatAAAACTCTTTTCAATTCATGACTTTCATACTTTTCAAAGCACTTGTATTTTGGTTTAAGACTTTCATCAAGAAACAATTGGAACCACTAAACTTCGCACACACCTTTTGAAAACCTCTCAGCCCTTGATTAAGTAAtgatcagcaggtgtgcagacctctacaGAAGCAGACGTTTCGCAGTGTTTCTGGAGTGTCTGGAGCGTTCAGGTGtgtgtaaacatacagtaggccAAGAGGAAAAGACATGAGCAATGGTCTTAAGCCCAGTTTACACTGCTGACCTACATAGTAGCCAAGATGACAGAGGGAGAAATATGCTTGACGCtttgcgatatatgcaaagtttgcaaaacgtcaccatggttttaaaacggaggaggagaaaaCGCTAAAGTTcagcctgtgcatatgcttcattcaccaaatactgatttcttaatgttatttagcctaaataagcattaacacaagGCGGCGTTTCCCTTTTCCACGTCACCTGTGATGTTAtcattccacacgcgcttccacgtCATAAAATCGTGAAGAAGtcacagttttaatgacgtacagaacacaataatctgtctgtttacaagacaatcacattagcacatatctgatttatatctgatttatacatatgaaggaggcctgaaactgatctcgaaatatcagaatgcatgcgtttttttactgtttacacggacatagaacatatccgaaaTGTGTCACacatgagcaaaaaatcggaattgggtcacatttaactgACAGCGCAAACGTAGGTcaagagaagcaattgttgctgcacatcaatgtGGAGAaggttataaaaacatttttaaacaattttaacgTTCTACAAGATTTTATCAAGATATATTCTCGTTACGCGTAGACc is a genomic window containing:
- the LOC128513807 gene encoding cilia- and flagella- associated protein 210-like — protein: MASYTSYGRRKGSLTSLDSFLEVNMKPSSTLSLPDTSILSPSRWERVHDWAEGVNKEQERVLESAREHDALHQRKSELKRIMEEVNQEEGEQIDLEEGSFQELQRQRALERGRTLQFFETDRVKRFHRAMLMTEVLKEREAQIELKKENQTNSKDVDKKYLAMMALNELLALEQEQKKTVEKEQKLLELIQGWIRHFKEHEQIREDWLMRNKEEEEESQRLHEIYVQEQLTCKQKEQEQKNNLLRSYQEQFAIKKAFQAVEAEKEKLEEEKRKLFIETKGRMQELWKEKEIERFREAEKKRDIVADLLAAHYTNQTSDEDELISQLTAEAEDRYEKEQREKAEKKAAMLKSIADHREAVKQQGKLKKQEEKWKAFEVLNAKKAADLDFLKKQQIKAQKKKEVAKVVHDTQVQQMAERNAQEQCMKTQEQEFHARYAEIIAEEERQFQNYARMMIERAREAQRDTMLLHRAAKKGFGRGHGPVFDGFRPSYIVQDPTGAELPSYWCNSTQTIKELNEATNIQDSKERMGFSEEL